The DNA region CCTTTCGGCCGGGAATGCGTTCCTGCAAGAACAGACGGCTCCGGAGCTGCGCGGCCGAGTGGTCGGCGTCTCGGCTTTTCTTTTTCAAGGTCTTTTCCCCGTCGGCAGCCTCTTTGCCGCGCTCGCCTCCCGGCTTTGGGGCGCCCCGGCTGCGGTCTTGATCGGCACGGGCCTCTGCGGCCTCGGCGCGCTCGGGGTCGCGGCCTGGAGCTTCCGATGCCCCTGCGGGAGCCGAGCCTCCGCCAGGCGGGAATAGCGCGTCCCGGGCGCGCGGCGCGCGCTTGCCAACCGGAGCCAAATGGGAAAGAGTGGCGTCCAATCCTATGAGCAGCGCGCCGATCTCGACTCTCTTCTTGGATCTCGGAGGAGTCCTGCTGTCAGACGGCTGGAATACTGCCTGCCGGAAGAAAGCGGCGGAAACCTTCGCGCTCGACGCTCGGGAAATGGAGGAACGCCACCACCTGACCTTCGACACCTACGAAGTCGGAAAGCTCTCTCTCGACGGCTACTTGGAACGGGTCGTCTTCTACGAGAGCCGGCCGTTTACCATGGAGGAGTTCCGGCGGTTCATCTTCTCCCAGTCCTACCCGTTTCCGGACATGATCGAGCTGATCCGCAAGCTTAAGGAGAAGTACGGGCTCAAGCTGGCGGTATTGAGCAACGAAGGCAGGGAAATCCAGATTCACCGAATCCAAGCCTTCGATCTCCCCTCATTCATCGACTACTTCATCGTCTCCTCCTTCGTCCACCTGCGAAAGCCCGACGAGGACATTTACCGGTTGGCGCTCGACGTTTCGCAG from Methylacidimicrobium sp. AP8 includes:
- a CDS encoding HAD family phosphatase, with translation MSSAPISTLFLDLGGVLLSDGWNTACRKKAAETFALDAREMEERHHLTFDTYEVGKLSLDGYLERVVFYESRPFTMEEFRRFIFSQSYPFPDMIELIRKLKEKYGLKLAVLSNEGREIQIHRIQAFDLPSFIDYFIVSSFVHLRKPDEDIYRLALDVSQTPPGQCAYIEDRPMFVDVARKLGIQGICHRGYATTKAALAGLSLSLESA